CTGTTCCCGGCAGCTCCCCAGCCAGTCGTCGCTGGCAAGCACCTCAACGGGGTTGTGATAGGTTCGCGCTGCCACCGTCGTTCAGGTTCGCCCGCGCCCGGCTTTCAGCGGGGCGCGATCACGAGGCAATCAAGGCCTGCAACTCGTCGCGCAACGCCTCCGGGGATTCCGTCGGGCGGGCGAGGCCGGGTTGCGTGCCCGGCTGCACGCGCACGTGGCACAGCAGCGGTCCGGGCTCGGTCCGGGCCGTACTCAGGAAGCCCGCGAATTCCGCCAGCGAGGCCACTGACGTGGCTTTCCTGTAGCCCGAGTTTATCGCCAGCCCGGCAAAGTC
This genomic stretch from Candidatus Neomarinimicrobiota bacterium harbors:
- a CDS encoding phosphonopyruvate decarboxylase; translation: MGCIGSVGLALALEQPNRQVVVLDGDGALLMKLGTLATIGLYQPGNLVHIVFDNGQYESTGGQPTAARAVDFAGLAINSGYRKATSVASLAEFAGFLSTARTEPGPLLCHVRVQPGTQPGLARPTESPEALRDELQALIAS